The genomic stretch TAGCATTGGTTATATTAAGCTTACGGATTTCACGACTAATGCTGGAGATGATGTGAGAAAAGCGCTTGTGGATTTAAAGGATCGTGGAGCTGATCGGTTGATATTGGATCTCAGGGATAATCCAGGAGGTATCCTGAAGGAGGCGGTGGATATTGTAAGTCTGTTTATTCCAAAAGGTAAAGAGGTGGTAAGTACTATTGGGAAGCTCGATAATGTAAATGCTGAATATAAAACCAATCGTTCACCAGTGGATAAGCATATCCCACTGGCCATTTTGGTCAATGAGCGATCAGCGTCTGCATCAGAAATTGTTTCTGGGGCCCTACAAGATTATGACAGGGCAGTGCTGGTAGGAAGAAAGACGTTTGGAAAGGGCTTGGTACAAAGCACCATTCCTCTTTCCTATAATGCGCAGGTCAAGGTGACTACTGCCAAGTATTATATCCCTAGTGGTCGATGTATCCAAGAAATAGACTATAGCAAGCGAGGAGAGGATGGTAAGGCTGTATCCGTGGCCGATTCTCTACGACATGAATTCAAGACGAAGAATGGGCGTACCGTTTGGGATGGAGAAGGAATTATGCCGGATGAGGAAGTGGACCCAAGAACCTATGCGCCTATTACCTATAGTTTGGTAGCCAGAAGTCTTGTTTTTGAGTTTGTAAATGAATTTTATTACAAACATGACAGCATTTCTTCTCCGCGGGCATTTGATGTGGATGATGAGCTTTACCAGAAATTCGTCAGTTGGTTAGAAGGGAAGGAGTATGATTATGTGACCAGGGTCGAGAAAACAATCGAAGATCTGGAAGAATATGCTAAAGAGGAGAAGTATTTTGAAGAAATACAGAGTGAGATTGATTCTTTAAAGAAAAGTGTAAGCCATAATAAGGAGCAGGATTTGGTGACCTTTGAGGGGGAGATAAAAGAAGCGCTCAAGGACGAAATAGTATCCAGGTATTATTATGAAGGAGGAGTGGTTGAGGCTTCTCTTGATCAAGATAGAGAAATTGCCAAGGCGGTAGAGATTCTATCTAACGAAGGACAATACCATCAGATGCTTCAGCCAGCAATGGCAAAAAAATAATTGTCTTGTCATGAATTTAAGCTCCTCTTCGTATTCTTTAAGGATGTGGGGAGGAGTTTTTGAGTTTTGATCACATTACCACTACCTTCATAATGGTACTAAGTTTTAGGTTGTACAAATGATGCTGCAATGAGTTTGATTTTATCGATAGAAACCGCCGTTTCGGTATGTTCAGTGGCGCTGCATGAGGAGAAAGGCCTGGTGGGCTTATTAGAGCTCCATCAGGAAAATGTACATGCCCAAAAGCTTATGCCTGCGATCAAGAGCCTCTTGGATCGGGCGGGTTTGGAAAGTGGTGATTTAAGTGCAGTAGCAGTTTCAGAAGGACCGGGATCATATACTGGACTTAGGATCGGGGTTTCGACTGCAAAGGGGATTTCCTTTGCTCATCAGATACCACTGATAGCTGTTGGTACCTTAGATGCCTTGGCTTTTCAAGTGGTTGATATGGTTGAGCCTGGATCGTTTGTGGTTCCCATGATAGATGCCAGGAGAATGGAGGTGTATAGTAAGGTGTTTGATTATGGAATGAAAGAGAAAGAGGGCCTCAGGCCTGTCATCATTGATGAGGATTCCTATGCCACGTATTTGGAAAAAGGGAAGGTGTATTTTTGTGGTGATGGCTCCAGAAAAATCACGGAGGTAATTGATCATCCAAATGTCCGTTTTTTAAACGTTTCAAATTCTGCGAAGAGTGTAGGTGATTTGGCCACAGAGAAATTTATTCAAAAAGATTTTGTGGACATAGCCTACTTCGAGCCGAACTACTTGAAGGAATTTAGGGTTCTGAAATCAAAGAAAAATCCATTAGCATTATGAGTGAAATAGTAAATAGAGTGGCCAACAGTCCAATTGTAACCATAGACCTGGAAGAATATTATGACCAAGGTACTGATCGCGTGTTGTTTGATTTAAAGGAGTTTTTATTTCAAGAGCTTGTATTAAAGGAAAAAGATTTCAGAAAATCTTTAAAGGAGCTCGATTGGGAGCAATATCGGGGGAAATATGTGGCGGTGGATTGTACAGCGGATGCCATCGTGCCTACTTGGGCCTTTATGTTGGCCGCGACCTATCTCGCGGGAGTGGCGAAAGATGTGGCGGTAGGTTCTGAAGAGGACTTAGATCGTTACTTATTCCAAAAGGCACTTATGGCGATCGATCCTGCAGAGTATGAGGGTAGGCCAGTGGTTATAAAGGGATGTAGTAAATTTCCTGTTCCTGTTTTTGCATACGGGGAAGTAGTACGTTTGTTGAAGGGGAGCGCGAAGTCAATTATGTATGGGGAGCCGTGCAGTACGGTACCTGTTTATAAGCGTCCGAAATAGGTTGTAAAATATTT from Echinicola soli encodes the following:
- a CDS encoding S41 family peptidase gives rise to the protein MMKKRSSIVAIFLVLIVGGGMLVSFKEKNDKLFLIAKNLDIFASLIRELDSYYVDEIKPEELVTVGINAMLEKLDPYTTYIPEEESEDFRTMTTGEYGGVGAMIGNRLGKNMILMPYKNFPAESSGLRIGDELLQVDSVNVVDLMTSDISEMLKGPANTPVEVVVKRGVDTLSFDITRKKIVINNVPYYGMVNDSIGYIKLTDFTTNAGDDVRKALVDLKDRGADRLILDLRDNPGGILKEAVDIVSLFIPKGKEVVSTIGKLDNVNAEYKTNRSPVDKHIPLAILVNERSASASEIVSGALQDYDRAVLVGRKTFGKGLVQSTIPLSYNAQVKVTTAKYYIPSGRCIQEIDYSKRGEDGKAVSVADSLRHEFKTKNGRTVWDGEGIMPDEEVDPRTYAPITYSLVARSLVFEFVNEFYYKHDSISSPRAFDVDDELYQKFVSWLEGKEYDYVTRVEKTIEDLEEYAKEEKYFEEIQSEIDSLKKSVSHNKEQDLVTFEGEIKEALKDEIVSRYYYEGGVVEASLDQDREIAKAVEILSNEGQYHQMLQPAMAKK
- the tsaB gene encoding tRNA (adenosine(37)-N6)-threonylcarbamoyltransferase complex dimerization subunit type 1 TsaB, with protein sequence MSLILSIETAVSVCSVALHEEKGLVGLLELHQENVHAQKLMPAIKSLLDRAGLESGDLSAVAVSEGPGSYTGLRIGVSTAKGISFAHQIPLIAVGTLDALAFQVVDMVEPGSFVVPMIDARRMEVYSKVFDYGMKEKEGLRPVIIDEDSYATYLEKGKVYFCGDGSRKITEVIDHPNVRFLNVSNSAKSVGDLATEKFIQKDFVDIAYFEPNYLKEFRVLKSKKNPLAL
- a CDS encoding DUF2480 family protein, with the protein product MSEIVNRVANSPIVTIDLEEYYDQGTDRVLFDLKEFLFQELVLKEKDFRKSLKELDWEQYRGKYVAVDCTADAIVPTWAFMLAATYLAGVAKDVAVGSEEDLDRYLFQKALMAIDPAEYEGRPVVIKGCSKFPVPVFAYGEVVRLLKGSAKSIMYGEPCSTVPVYKRPK